Part of the Echeneis naucrates chromosome 1, fEcheNa1.1, whole genome shotgun sequence genome, TCCTTCCATCATTTCTgcgtgaaagaaaaaaaaatactcaggGGTGATGTAATGTCAGGCAACACATGGCCTTGCAAGGCAATGGTTATGAATGGAGTTTAGCTCatgttgataaaataaaatattttgtgattttagtGACTGAAAGTGAAAGTTTCAAGATTAGTGACAAAAAGCTACAGCTATAGACAGCTGACAAGGCACCTTGCAAAAGTTCATGCACCATTAAAGTTTTGTCTTAACTACAGTGTCGTGGGTTCAAGTTTGACTTGCTGCTCTTTGCTGCACgccttccctctttctctttatagCTGTTTTATTGCAGCTATAATAAACGCATGAAAAACCTGCAAAACATTAGAAGGAATTAGGTATAAAATGCAGCACAAGACATGTAGAATATTTCCTTGTTGGAAGGATGCATCCAGAAAATATTACCCAGGGATTTacttaaaacatatttatcatttatgtGCCacaaaaattttgtttgtttgtttgtttgttttaaagaaatgagAGATAGGTAATTTAAGGGGAAATTACATTCAACATTGAAGACTGAATCAGCAAAACATAATTAGATGGCAGTTTTGGAGGGGTTTTATATGTTCTGAGGATTTGTCACATTTAAACAGGGGAGTGTTTGTGATAGCATCTATCACACAGTGAAATTAAGAACTGACCTTCATACATTCACATTCTACCGCTCTGTTTCCGGGGgtcgctggagccaatcccagctcacattgggtgagggcggggtcaccctgaacagggtgtcaccagcccatcacagggccaacacacagagacaaacaaccactaacactcagacctacagacaatttagagtcaccaattaacctagacatgatgtctttggacagtgggaggaaacccacaaaggcacagggagaacatgctaattccacatagaaaggccccagactgggaaccaaacctgcaaccttctcattgtggggtaccagtgctaaccactgcgcTGCTGTGCTGACCAATTTGTTGTTATTACCCTTTATCTCCAAATTGTTCAATGTGACAACAAAATCTTTACAATAGCTTGTTTTTAAACAGTTCTCATCTGAGTCACAGTAGCTTAAAATAGCAAATGAAACTGTGCATCATCTCAGTTTGATCTGTGTCTTGCAGGCGTGCCTACACCCAGCTCAGAGGTTCTGCGACATACCCTGAACATGCTGGTGCGAGAGAGGAAGATCTACCCAACTCCAGAGGGCTACTTCATTGTCACTCCCCAGACGTACTTTATCACTCCCTCCCTCATCAGATCCAACAATAAGTGGTATCACCTGGATGATCGCCTGCAAGAGCGCcaaccccaacaacaacagcaacaacaacaacaacaacaacaacagcaacaacaacaacaacaacaacaacagcaacaacagcaacctcAGCAATGCACTTCGCCCAAGTCTGGCAATGTCACACCATCCACACCTGGCTGCTTGAGAGAGAGGCCTCCTCGCAAGAGTCACAACGACTCCTACAGTTCCTACCGCGAAGATCCCGCCAGACATCATGCCCCTGCGCACCAGAGTAAGTCACCAAAGGAGCACAGGGGAGATTCCTATCAAAGTAAACCACCCAAGGATCACAACGGTGGGGAACCTCCAGCAAGTACGTCAGCCAAGGAGCACAGAGGAGAGCCCCCTTCatacccccaccccccacttcCCTCCTCGCCTCTGGTCCAGCAGCAAACGCCAACTCAAGATCTAGCAGATAAGAGCAAAAGCATCACTTCTTTCCCTTATAAAACTGACACTTtgaccaaaaagaaagaaggaagtggTGTCAATGGAAGTGGCGAAAAGCAATCCAAAAGGTTTGGACTCAGGCTGTTCAGACTGAGTTTCAAGAAGGACAAAATGAGGCAGCTGGCCACCTTCTCAGCTCAGTTCCCCCCAGAAGAGTGGCCTCTTCGTGATGAGGATGTGCCAACCACGCCAATTCCCCGTGAGGTGGAGATGGAGATTATCCGCCGAATCAACCCTGACTTAACAGTGGAGAATGTGGCTCGGCACACAGCTGTGATGAAGAGGCTGGAGGAAGAGCGGACGCAAAAGAACAAAGCGGGGTCTTCGGCCCAGCACAGTGCACgcagcaggagggggaggggccaTCGGAGGGCTCCACATGGTAAGTCCCGCTCTCATAGCAAACCCAGGACCTCTAGGGGAGACCCATCTGAGGGTTCGAACTGGGACCTTGTGTTCATGGAAAGAGATTACCGATTCTTTAGCCACTCATTAGTTCGCTCACCTCGGGAGGCCATGTACACCTTGGAGCGTCGGCGGAGTGGGGGTGCAACATACCTGGTCCACAGCAACCCTAACATTACTGAATCATACTGCCCTATTACCCCTGAGTGGGACGTGTCTGGGGAGCTAGCCAAGAGACGGACAGAGATGCCCTTCCCCGAGCCGTCACGTGGAACATGCCAGTCCAGAGTGCAAAGGAGTCACAGTCACAATCAGGACAGGAAGTCACGTCATGAGCGGTCCGATCAAGCTAAAGAACGATCTCGGTCCATGGATAACTCCCTCAAGGGCCTGTCACTGGGTGCCCCAGAAGACTTTGAACCCAGTCTGGAGGAGCGCAGTCATTACTACACTGATGACGGCACCCTGCGGGCCACACAGAAGTCCTCCCACTACTCAAGGATTATGTTCTCTGCTGCTAAGTTCCACTCTGACTTTAATGTGCCTGATTTGGGGAAAGGGAGTTTGGATGAGTCAAGGATCCGGAGTACGATGGAGAGGAACAAAAGCAGAGACAGCTTGCCAACGTACAATGAGCTAATGGGACTTTCTCCTAAGCCCTCAACAGATGAGTACTTCCAGTGCAATACGTCAAATGAAACAATCCTAACTGCCCCTTCGCCTCAGGCAAAATCAGAATATGACACATTAACCTCATCAGGGGGACTCCGAAAGGGCTCTCCGGCTGACCGCCAAACGCCTCACCTCACCTCTCCTCATACGATGGAGTACAAAGAGGACTTGTCGGCAGCAAAGGGACAGAACGGCTCGGTGCGACTGACACCAAGCCAGACGCCAGAGCCGGTGCAAAATGCCCGTTTGACGCCACACCAACACAATGTAGATcctggagggggaggaggcggTATAGTGATCAAGAGGAAAGAGATCTTCAGCAAGGACACTTTGTTCAAACCTCCACACAATGCCTTGTCCACAGGCTATGTGGACAGCAGCTACACTAAGTCCGGCACATTGCGGAAAGCCTCACATGCCAAATCAACAGAGGCCCTAGACAATCCTGAGCCCCAGCAGCCTTCCAATTCAGCCACTTCCTCAGCATCACCGGCAGTTTTACAGACCTGCTTAGAGCCAACAGTCCCCTCAGCTTCCTTTGACTATTATAATGTAtcagatgatgaggaagaggaagaggtggaggaggactCGCACAAAGAGTTGGCAGCAACAGAGGACAACAAAGATCACGGGGAAGGTGGTAATGGTGGAGGCAGCGGCGGTGGTGGGGAGGGAACCATGCAGTGGCTCCTGGAGCGGGAAAAGGACCATGATCTGCAGCGTAAACTGGAGACCAATCTGACCTTACTCAGCCCAAAGGAGACAGAGAACAGCAACAGCCAGAAGTCGGCCCACTCTGCTCGTTTAGACAGCATGGACAGCAGCAGTGTCACGGTGGACAGTGGATTCAACTCCCCCAGGTATGTGAAAAAATGATGTGTGATTCAAATGATTCCATGAAACAATGCAATTTGCAACAAATCAACACATGGTCGGTGTACAACACAGGAAGTTGACCCCAAAGCTACGTGAAGACTCTCCGGTCAAAGTGTTATTCTTATTTAGCTTTTGGCAAATTAATGTCAACATGCACATCAAACTGGTGATACATGATTGACCATCTATCACAAAGAAAGATTACAATATTAGTTTATATAGTTACACTACTATTACTTTCTTGATAACTGAAATGAACACATATATATTGGCATTTTACTGTACTCCAAGATCCAGATTCTAACAATGAGTGGACAGAATTGTACATCTGGACACATCATTACAACAGCTTGTTcaagctgtgttgtttttgtgtaataATTATCTTCACATAGTAACTTAGGAGGCATGCCGTGCAGTACCGACATCATGGTTCAAGCCCACTCAGTGCCCTTACTTTACCTTCCCCCCCCAGATGTTTCCTGTCTATTCTTCTCCTGCTAAAGCAGTAGCAGCTTCCTGCTTTAACAGCAGTCCTGTAATAGTTCTGACAGCAGAATCC contains:
- the stox2a gene encoding storkhead-box protein 2 isoform X2 encodes the protein MKKNRSSNVRRAWPSSELNERPLEQNLSRSEKDIRVQKQHLPPPPPPHFSPSPPSYRAPGDVSPISMSPISQSQFIPLGEILCLAISAMNSAHKPVNQEALVEHLTASFPGVPTPSSEVLRHTLNMLVRERKIYPTPEGYFIVTPQTYFITPSLIRSNNKWYHLDDRLQERQQCTSPKSGNVTPSTPGCLRERPPRKSHNDSYSSYREDPARHHAPAHQSKSPKEHRGDSYQSKPPKDHNGGEPPATDKSKSITSFPYKTDTLTKKKEGSGVNGSGEKQSKRFGLRLFRLSFKKDKMRQLATFSAQFPPEEWPLRDEDVPTTPIPREVEMEIIRRINPDLTVENVARHTAVMKRLEEERTQKNKAGSSAQHSARSRRGRGHRRAPHGKSRSHSKPRTSRGDPSEGSNWDLVFMERDYRFFSHSLVRSPREAMYTLERRRSGGATYLVHSNPNITESYCPITPEWDVSGELAKRRTEMPFPEPSRGTCQSRVQRSHSHNQDRKSRHERSDQAKERSRSMDNSLKGLSLGAPEDFEPSLEERSHYYTDDGTLRATQKSSHYSRIMFSAAKFHSDFNVPDLGKGSLDESRIRSTMERNKSRDSLPTYNELMGLSPKPSTDEYFQCNTSNETILTAPSPQAKSEYDTLTSSGGLRKGSPADRQTPHLTSPHTMEYKEDLSAAKGQNGSVRLTPSQTPEPVQNARLTPHQHNVDPGGGGGGIVIKRKEIFSKDTLFKPPHNALSTGYVDSSYTKSGTLRKASHAKSTEALDNPEPQQPSNSATSSASPAVLQTCLEPTVPSASFDYYNVSDDEEEEEVEEDSHKELAGTMQWLLEREKDHDLQRKLETNLTLLSPKETENSNSQKSAHSARLDSMDSSSVTVDSGFNSPRTRESLASNTSSIVESNRRQNPALSPGHIGTSSIGLPFSFRAIPEPPTTQPEKLQKSSNCLASITSV
- the stox2a gene encoding storkhead-box protein 2 isoform X1, translating into MEKFLQIAPHSLALVLSPVCGGGDEAQPSSSPAVPPLELQHHSGYEVFANFKAVNMQHFWNKALTHAISEIFFLGWIDEHVLLIQGQEVHLQVLRNGWTRRTLKPPQGFDIKCIGDVSPISMSPISQSQFIPLGEILCLAISAMNSAHKPVNQEALVEHLTASFPGVPTPSSEVLRHTLNMLVRERKIYPTPEGYFIVTPQTYFITPSLIRSNNKWYHLDDRLQERQPQQQQQQQQQQQQQQQQQQQQQQQQQQPQQCTSPKSGNVTPSTPGCLRERPPRKSHNDSYSSYREDPARHHAPAHQSKSPKEHRGDSYQSKPPKDHNGGEPPASTSAKEHRGEPPSYPHPPLPSSPLVQQQTPTQDLADKSKSITSFPYKTDTLTKKKEGSGVNGSGEKQSKRFGLRLFRLSFKKDKMRQLATFSAQFPPEEWPLRDEDVPTTPIPREVEMEIIRRINPDLTVENVARHTAVMKRLEEERTQKNKAGSSAQHSARSRRGRGHRRAPHGKSRSHSKPRTSRGDPSEGSNWDLVFMERDYRFFSHSLVRSPREAMYTLERRRSGGATYLVHSNPNITESYCPITPEWDVSGELAKRRTEMPFPEPSRGTCQSRVQRSHSHNQDRKSRHERSDQAKERSRSMDNSLKGLSLGAPEDFEPSLEERSHYYTDDGTLRATQKSSHYSRIMFSAAKFHSDFNVPDLGKGSLDESRIRSTMERNKSRDSLPTYNELMGLSPKPSTDEYFQCNTSNETILTAPSPQAKSEYDTLTSSGGLRKGSPADRQTPHLTSPHTMEYKEDLSAAKGQNGSVRLTPSQTPEPVQNARLTPHQHNVDPGGGGGGIVIKRKEIFSKDTLFKPPHNALSTGYVDSSYTKSGTLRKASHAKSTEALDNPEPQQPSNSATSSASPAVLQTCLEPTVPSASFDYYNVSDDEEEEEVEEDSHKELAATEDNKDHGEGGNGGGSGGGGEGTMQWLLEREKDHDLQRKLETNLTLLSPKETENSNSQKSAHSARLDSMDSSSVTVDSGFNSPRTRESLASNTSSIVESNRRQNPALSPGHIGTSSIGLPFSFRAIPEPPTTQPEKLQKSSNCLASITSV